From Candidatus Binatia bacterium, the proteins below share one genomic window:
- a CDS encoding acyl-CoA synthetase, whose translation MKRVDMVDYDRAYREFRWEIPPTFNFGGDVVDKWAEDAKRLALIWCNDRGEERRFTFADIRRASNQFANLLQQQGVRKGDRVLVMLPRIPAWQIAMVGCLKLGAVPVPCITMQTARDIEFRTQHSGAIGAVTTREHIGKFPAAHPYRARISVGGGVGWADFDREIAACSDAFTPVAMSSDEPAIIYYTSGSTGHPKGVTHASRALFAWRVSAWHWLTLTQRDLIWCTADTGWSKAGTSILFGPWSCGAAVLFYDGPFEPARRFELLERYRVTVFCAAATELRRLILEGATTRDLSALRLTVSAGESVNPEVLKQWRSQTGKPLLEGYGQTETLMTVLSYPCLPVKPGSMGRPLPGTEVAVIGEGNHVLGPGEPGTLAIR comes from the coding sequence GTGAAACGTGTCGACATGGTCGATTACGACCGGGCGTATCGGGAGTTTCGCTGGGAGATCCCGCCCACGTTCAACTTCGGCGGTGACGTCGTCGACAAGTGGGCCGAGGATGCGAAACGCCTGGCCCTGATCTGGTGCAACGACCGCGGCGAGGAGCGGCGGTTCACGTTCGCTGACATCCGCCGCGCATCGAACCAGTTCGCAAACCTGTTGCAGCAACAGGGGGTGCGAAAAGGGGACCGCGTCTTGGTCATGCTGCCGCGCATTCCCGCCTGGCAGATCGCCATGGTCGGCTGCCTCAAGCTGGGCGCGGTTCCGGTGCCCTGCATCACCATGCAGACCGCGCGGGACATCGAGTTTCGGACGCAACATTCGGGCGCCATCGGTGCGGTGACCACGCGTGAGCACATCGGCAAGTTCCCGGCCGCCCATCCCTACCGCGCCCGGATCAGCGTTGGCGGCGGTGTGGGTTGGGCCGATTTCGACCGCGAGATCGCTGCGTGCTCCGACGCCTTCACCCCTGTCGCCATGAGCAGCGACGAACCTGCCATCATCTACTACACTTCGGGGTCGACCGGGCATCCGAAGGGCGTGACCCACGCCTCGCGCGCCTTGTTCGCCTGGCGGGTGTCCGCCTGGCACTGGCTCACGCTGACGCAGCGGGATCTGATCTGGTGTACGGCCGACACCGGTTGGAGCAAGGCCGGCACGAGTATTCTGTTCGGACCGTGGAGCTGCGGCGCGGCTGTCCTTTTCTATGATGGCCCTTTCGAACCGGCCAGGCGTTTCGAGCTGCTGGAACGCTACCGGGTCACCGTCTTCTGCGCCGCGGCGACCGAGCTGCGGCGCTTGATTCTCGAAGGCGCAACGACGAGGGACTTGTCGGCCCTACGCCTGACCGTTTCCGCCGGCGAGAGTGTCAATCCCGAAGTCCTCAAACAGTGGCGCAGCCAGACCGGTAAGCCATTGCTGGAAGGATACGGGCAGACCGAGACGCTTATGACCGTCCTGAGCTATCCCTGCCTGCCAGTGAAGCCCGGATCGATGGGGCGCCCTTTGCCGGGTACCGAGGTCGCCGTCATCGGCGAGGGGAATCACGTGCTCGGTCCCGGCGAGCCCGGGACCTTGGCCATCAGATT
- a CDS encoding 4-hydroxyphenylacetate 3-hydroxylase N-terminal domain-containing protein, which produces MRTSEEYVECLRAMKPNVRMAGEIVRRDDPRIMPGVNVMRITYDAATDPELEDLFTATCPDTGKKISRFCALCRSGDDLLKKQKMIRVGARLSGFCIQRCMGTDTMNALSVTTKDTDDAHGTEYYARFREFLKTYQDNDQIAAAVMTDAKGDRGKRPHEQNDPDLHVRIVSQNKDGIIVRGAKADITMASYCDQLVVFPTRTLTRDEKQWAVTFAIPADWDNVHIINRATAPRERKVLKAPLNTYGSSDALVIFDNTFIPWDRVFLCGEYEFAGKMALTFSQCHRHSYCGCKPAVDDIVMGLIALAAEYYGVEGKSHIREKLCHLAATAELIYAAGIAGAVNSTQSASGVHVPDAIYANVGRRLAGESTYEAWGMMADVAGGFPVTMPFEEDYFDPHTRGWLEKYTVRNPNVSAEKIHRLQRTISDYLASSWAGVWQVAAVHGGGSPAMEDVAIASNYDFNERKKIVKRLAGIED; this is translated from the coding sequence ATGAGAACGTCCGAGGAGTACGTCGAGTGCTTGCGGGCGATGAAGCCCAACGTCCGCATGGCAGGTGAAATCGTCCGGCGTGACGATCCGCGCATTATGCCGGGGGTCAACGTGATGCGGATCACGTACGACGCCGCCACCGATCCGGAGCTCGAAGATCTGTTCACGGCCACGTGTCCCGACACCGGGAAGAAGATCAGTCGGTTCTGCGCGCTCTGCCGGAGTGGCGACGATCTGCTCAAGAAGCAGAAGATGATCCGTGTCGGCGCGCGGCTGTCCGGATTCTGCATCCAGCGGTGCATGGGTACGGATACCATGAACGCCCTGTCGGTAACGACGAAAGATACTGACGACGCGCACGGCACCGAGTACTACGCGCGCTTCCGCGAATTCCTGAAGACCTATCAAGACAATGATCAGATTGCCGCGGCGGTGATGACGGACGCCAAGGGTGACCGGGGCAAGCGGCCCCACGAGCAGAACGACCCCGACCTGCACGTACGCATCGTCAGCCAGAACAAGGATGGGATCATTGTCCGGGGCGCGAAGGCCGACATCACCATGGCGTCTTACTGTGACCAACTCGTCGTCTTCCCGACGCGGACCTTGACCCGTGACGAGAAGCAGTGGGCGGTGACGTTCGCCATCCCCGCCGATTGGGATAACGTGCACATCATCAACCGGGCAACGGCGCCGCGCGAGCGCAAGGTCCTCAAAGCACCGCTGAACACCTATGGCAGCTCCGACGCCCTGGTGATCTTCGATAACACCTTCATTCCCTGGGACCGGGTGTTCCTGTGCGGCGAGTACGAGTTTGCCGGCAAGATGGCGCTGACCTTCTCGCAATGTCACCGCCATAGCTACTGCGGCTGCAAGCCCGCGGTGGATGACATTGTCATGGGTCTGATCGCGCTGGCGGCCGAGTACTACGGCGTGGAAGGGAAGTCGCACATCCGCGAGAAGCTCTGTCATCTGGCCGCAACGGCCGAGCTGATCTACGCCGCCGGCATCGCCGGTGCGGTGAACTCGACCCAGTCCGCCTCGGGCGTGCACGTGCCGGATGCCATCTATGCCAATGTCGGCCGGCGTCTCGCCGGAGAGAGCACGTACGAGGCGTGGGGCATGATGGCCGACGTCGCCGGCGGTTTTCCGGTGACCATGCCCTTCGAGGAGGATTACTTCGATCCGCACACGCGCGGGTGGCTGGAGAAGTATACGGTGCGCAACCCGAACGTCTCCGCCGAGAAGATCCATCGTTTGCAGCGGACGATCTCGGACTACCTGGCGTCATCGTGGGCCGGTGTGTGGCAGGTGGCCGCGGTCCATGGCGGGGGCTCGCCGGCCATGGAGGACGTCGCCATTGCGAGCAACTACGATTTCAACGAACGCAAAAAAATCGTCAAGCGATTGGCGGGAATTGAGGACTGA
- a CDS encoding glycyl-radical enzyme activating protein: protein MIATGTTRRELDGAGEEQSIGSAGSSPRVVDGLFGKERDDRVVTARIFNIQRFSTEDGPGIRTTVFLKGCPLSCSWCANPESQAGGVEVAHSDPLCDHCNRCVEVCDKKAISLNPEGGVHINRDVCDDCAKCVPVCGTGALRLLGDEYTVARVFEEIKKDAAYYRNSNGGVTCSGGEPLSQARFVAALFKRCQEAGIHTTLDTCGSAPRRALERVIEYTDLVLFDLKIHDRDAHLAIAGHSNQQILDNAKYIASKGIPMIARMPLIPGYTDSEENISAIAGFIRTLGAHIPVHVLPYHRFGMNKYKMLDRPYAPGDVKPPSPERVQNIVQRFQSLGLECEIVT, encoded by the coding sequence ATGATCGCAACGGGAACCACGCGGCGTGAATTGGACGGTGCTGGCGAGGAGCAGTCGATCGGTTCAGCCGGCTCCTCGCCGCGCGTCGTCGACGGGCTTTTCGGCAAGGAACGCGATGATCGAGTCGTGACCGCCCGTATCTTCAACATCCAGCGGTTCAGCACGGAGGACGGACCGGGAATCCGCACAACCGTCTTCTTGAAGGGCTGCCCGTTGAGCTGTTCGTGGTGCGCCAACCCCGAGTCGCAGGCGGGCGGCGTGGAAGTCGCGCACAGCGATCCACTGTGCGATCACTGTAACCGGTGTGTCGAGGTCTGCGACAAGAAGGCGATTTCTCTCAACCCCGAGGGAGGCGTCCACATCAATAGAGACGTGTGCGATGACTGCGCCAAGTGCGTTCCGGTGTGCGGAACGGGCGCCCTGCGGTTGCTTGGAGATGAGTACACCGTCGCCCGGGTTTTCGAGGAAATCAAGAAGGACGCTGCGTATTACCGGAACTCCAATGGTGGGGTAACCTGTTCGGGGGGCGAGCCCCTGTCGCAGGCGCGCTTCGTCGCCGCGCTGTTCAAGCGCTGCCAAGAAGCGGGGATCCATACCACGCTCGACACGTGCGGGTCGGCGCCAAGGCGGGCGCTGGAACGGGTGATCGAGTACACCGACCTCGTGCTCTTCGATCTGAAGATCCACGATCGCGACGCGCACCTCGCGATCGCTGGTCATTCGAATCAACAGATCCTGGACAACGCCAAGTACATCGCAAGCAAGGGCATACCCATGATCGCGCGGATGCCGCTGATCCCAGGATATACGGACTCGGAAGAGAATATCAGCGCGATTGCGGGCTTCATCAGGACGCTCGGGGCGCACATCCCGGTACACGTGTTGCCGTACCACCGGTTCGGTATGAACAAGTACAAGATGCTGGACCGGCCGTACGCGCCAGGAGACGTGAAGCCACCCTCGCCCGAGCGGGTGCAGAATATCGTCCAGCGCTTCCAGTCTCTCGGCTTGGAGTGCGAGATCGTTACGTAG